In Oncorhynchus clarkii lewisi isolate Uvic-CL-2024 chromosome 24, UVic_Ocla_1.0, whole genome shotgun sequence, one DNA window encodes the following:
- the LOC139382810 gene encoding post-GPI attachment to proteins factor 2-like isoform X1, translated as MALMSQSRMLQGPHVLGHDKPLIRLSFTSCVVGTVSLPLLGLITCISISSVFHFQDSTDTHCKVTNYLPSISASISLSPECHIWRFCIGLHSAPRFLVAVAYFNFYKGRFSTRFLEWLLSCLNFMCAITENFGLLLLTYVSSNETYLVHKEGFVLFIASSVIHMVLTCRLWLVIKKYSLIPEDVKSFHWKIRCLILNIAFCCLAAYFYWKHNMYCEQGSYTFFALFEYCVVFSNMAFHLTAFWDFKSREMVVISPEEGKDF; from the exons ATGGCCCTGATGTCCCAGTCTAGGATGCTGCAGGGTCCACATGTCCTGGGTCATGACAAGCCTCTGATCAGACTATCATTCACGTCCTGTGTTGTGGGCACCGTCAGCCTGCCACTGCTTGGCTTAATTACCTGCATCTCCATCTCCTCCGTGTTCCATTTCCAGGACTCCACTGACACACATTGCAAG GTTACCAATTATCTGCCCTCCATTAGTGCCTCCATAAGCCTGAGCCCAGAGTGCCATATCTGGCGCTTCTGCATTGGCCTGCACTCTGCTCCCAGGTTCCTGGTGGCCGTGGCCTATTTTAACTTCTATAAGGGCCGCTTCTCCACAAGGTTCCTGGAGTGGCTGCTCAGCTGCCTCAACTTCATGTGTGCCATCACTGAGAACTTTGGCCTCTTGCTGCTCACCTACGTGTCATCCAATGAGACATACC TTGTCCATAAAGAAGGTTTTGTCCTGTTCATTGCCAGTTCTGTTATCCACATGGTGTTAACCTGTCGGCTGTGGCTGGTTATAAAGAAGTACTCACTGATTCCTGAG GACGTGAAATCTTTCCACTGGAAAATCCGCTGCTTGATCCTCAACATCGCTTTCTGCTGCTTGGCTGCTTACTTTTACTGGAAACACAACATGTACTGTGAACAAGGGA GCTACACCTTTTTTGCCCTCTTTGAGTATTGTGTGGTGTTCTCCAACATGGCCTTCCACCTAACAGCCTTCTGGGACTTTAAGAGCAGAGAGATGGTGGTCATCTCACCAGAGGAGGGTAAAGACTTCTGA
- the LOC139382768 gene encoding rho-related GTP-binding protein RhoG-like — protein sequence MQSIKCVVVGDGAVGKTCLLISYTTNAFPKEYIPTVFDNYSAQVTVDSRTISLNLWDTAGQEEYDRLRTLSYPQTNVFVICFSVASPPSFENVKHKWHPEVTHHCPNTPILLVGTKKDLRNDPEVLKKLKDQNQTTITQQQGIALARQIQAIKYLECSALNQDGIKEVFAEGVRAFLNPQPVATKKPCVLL from the coding sequence ATGCAGAGCATCAAGTGTGTGGTGGTAGGAGACGGTGCAGTGGGGAAGACCTGCCTACTCATCTCCTACACCACCAACGCCTTCCCCAAGGAGTACATCCCCACTGTGTTTGACAACTACAGCGCCCAAGTGACTGTGGACAGCAGGACTATTAGCCTCAACCTGTGGGACACAGCAGGCCAGGAGGAGTACGACCGCCTGCGCACCCTCTCCTACCCTCAGACCAACGTGTTTGTCATCTGCTTCTCTGTTGCCAGCCCCCCCTCCTTTGAGAACGTCAAGCACAAGTGGCACCCAGAGGTCACCCACCACTGTCCCAATACGCCCATTCTGCTGGTGGGCACCAAGAAGGACCTGCGCAATGACCCGGAGGTGTTGAAGAAGCTAAAGGATCAGAACCAGACGACCATCACCCAACAGCAGGGCATCGCCCTGGCCAGGCAGATCCAAGCCATCAAGTACCTTGAATGCTCTGCCCTCAACCAAGACGGAATCAAAGAGGTGTTCGCTGAGGGTGTGCGAGCCTTTCTCAACCCGCAACCTGTCGCCACCAAGAAACCCTGTGTGCTATTGTAA
- the LOC139382810 gene encoding post-GPI attachment to proteins factor 2-like isoform X2 has protein sequence MLQGPHVLGHDKPLIRLSFTSCVVGTVSLPLLGLITCISISSVFHFQDSTDTHCKVTNYLPSISASISLSPECHIWRFCIGLHSAPRFLVAVAYFNFYKGRFSTRFLEWLLSCLNFMCAITENFGLLLLTYVSSNETYLVHKEGFVLFIASSVIHMVLTCRLWLVIKKYSLIPEDVKSFHWKIRCLILNIAFCCLAAYFYWKHNMYCEQGSYTFFALFEYCVVFSNMAFHLTAFWDFKSREMVVISPEEGKDF, from the exons ATGCTGCAGGGTCCACATGTCCTGGGTCATGACAAGCCTCTGATCAGACTATCATTCACGTCCTGTGTTGTGGGCACCGTCAGCCTGCCACTGCTTGGCTTAATTACCTGCATCTCCATCTCCTCCGTGTTCCATTTCCAGGACTCCACTGACACACATTGCAAG GTTACCAATTATCTGCCCTCCATTAGTGCCTCCATAAGCCTGAGCCCAGAGTGCCATATCTGGCGCTTCTGCATTGGCCTGCACTCTGCTCCCAGGTTCCTGGTGGCCGTGGCCTATTTTAACTTCTATAAGGGCCGCTTCTCCACAAGGTTCCTGGAGTGGCTGCTCAGCTGCCTCAACTTCATGTGTGCCATCACTGAGAACTTTGGCCTCTTGCTGCTCACCTACGTGTCATCCAATGAGACATACC TTGTCCATAAAGAAGGTTTTGTCCTGTTCATTGCCAGTTCTGTTATCCACATGGTGTTAACCTGTCGGCTGTGGCTGGTTATAAAGAAGTACTCACTGATTCCTGAG GACGTGAAATCTTTCCACTGGAAAATCCGCTGCTTGATCCTCAACATCGCTTTCTGCTGCTTGGCTGCTTACTTTTACTGGAAACACAACATGTACTGTGAACAAGGGA GCTACACCTTTTTTGCCCTCTTTGAGTATTGTGTGGTGTTCTCCAACATGGCCTTCCACCTAACAGCCTTCTGGGACTTTAAGAGCAGAGAGATGGTGGTCATCTCACCAGAGGAGGGTAAAGACTTCTGA